In the Archocentrus centrarchus isolate MPI-CPG fArcCen1 chromosome 19, fArcCen1, whole genome shotgun sequence genome, aaaaacaagtgcTTTCCATCTTGTTAACTCAGGAGCATCTATAAGTGGTGGGCCCAGTACCTGGAGAGCCAGTCAGACTTGGATTCTGCGCTACATTTCTACGAGTGTGCTCAGGATTATCTCTCTCTTGCTCGGATCTACTGCTACAGAGGGAACATTCAGAAGGTGACTCAGTTTGTAAttgggtgtttttatttttcaagaaTCACATCTTGAGGACTTAATTTTCTTCCCTTATATATAGTGAGGATTGTACTTGAGAAACAGGTCTAGGTTTGTAAAGCCACTGTAAACAGTGTTGCAAATGTGCGTAATTTACATGCTTCTTTTGTTTATATGataacacagttttttttttttaatttcttaggCATCTGAGATAGCCAATGATACGGGTGACAGAGCAGCTTCTTACCACCTGGCCAGGCATTATGAGGGACATGATATCAAACAAGCTGTTCATTTCTACACACGAGCTCAGGCCTACAACAATGCTATACGACTTTGTAAGGTAAAGTaaaccatcttttttttttttttctccccatcaGCAACCTCAGTTAGAAATTCCTAGGATGACCCACAGTATAGCTATTTATGAAGCAAGAtgttttcttgtgtgtctgACCAGGAGAACGGCCTGGATGACCAGTTGATGAACCTGGCTCTGCTCAGCAACCCAGAGGACATGATGGAGGCTGCGTGTTACTACGAGGAGAAAGGCACCCATATGGACAGAGCTGTTGCGCTCTACCATAAGGTGCATTGAagctttcagtttgttttttcctgagtGAATGGCTTGATGCATTCTAATTATTTCCACAAGGGGGAGCTATTGTGACATATATTGTGAATTATGtctatatttattcatttatttattcatttgtttcctGTAGGCTGGCTATGTCTCCAAAGCCCTTGAGCTGGCCTTCGCCACCCAACAGTTTGGCGCACTTGAGATGATCGCAGAGGATCTCAATGACAGCTCTGACCCAGCCCTCCTGGCGCGCTGCTCTGACTTCTTTAGCACACATTCCAAGTATGAGAAGTCTGTGGAGTTACTGGTAGCAGCCAAGAAGGTACCACTGTGATACAGCATCAGCTGCCTGCCTGTTAATCCATTCATATGTGCttacttgtgtttgtgtgtctccacATCTGTGTACCCAGTACCATCAAGCCCTGGAACTGTGCGTGAAGCAGAATCTGACAATTACAGAGGATCTGGCCGAGAGAATGACCGTAACTGATTCAAAGGATATGTCTGAAGAGGCACGCAAGGAGCTGCTGGAGAGGATTGCTGACTGCTGCATGTCTCAGAGAAATTACCATCTGGCCACTAAGAAATACACACAGGCAGGCAACAAACGCCAGGTAATAATCTGATGTGTAGTAGTAATACCCGCCGTACTCTTGGACTTTGCTAATATGACtctaaaaacttaaaatatttattttgtttcttcttaACAGGCAATGAGGGCCCTCCTCAGGTCAGGCGACACGGAGAAAATCGTTTTCTTTGCCAATGTTAGTCGTCAGAAAGAGCTTTTCGTCATGGCTGCCAACTATCTCCAAACTCTAGACTGGCGAAAAGATCCAGATATCTTAAAAACAATCATTGGTTTCTACACAAAAGCCAGAGCACCAGAAAAGCTTGCTGGCTTCTATGAAGCTTGTGCTCAGGTGGGCAAAATTTCACGATGGCCATCATCTGCACTTTTGAATCTTACTTTGAATCTTATTTTAAGTAAAATCTGGATGAATTAATGAATAGCTATGTTGTTATCATTTATAAGGTGGAGATTGATGATTACCAGAACTATGAAAAGGCTCTGGATGCTTTGACTGAGGCATCAAAGTGTCTTTCAAAAGTAAAGGACACTTCGCCTGGAGAACAGGAAGAACGACTGGCTGTCCTGCAGCGTAAGATCACCTTAATCAGGAAATTCATCCACATACGAAGGTATGAATATgaactcatttttatttattttatcttagaTTTTGTGGTTTTCATCATACAAGGCATACATTTTGATGGTTGCTTTGTTTTCGCCCGGTTTGACCCGTCTGTGACGTTTTGAGTTCATCACGTTTGTCTGCAGGTTGTACAATGAGGATGCCGGGGAGGCGGTGCGGTTGTGTGAAGCCCTGCTGATGGAGCCAGAGCTGGACCCTGCTGTCAGGATTGGAGATGTATTTGGTCTAATTATCGAGCATCACTGTCAGCAAGGCAGCTTCCAACTGGTGACTCttctttttttagatttttcagTAGGTCACATTAGACACAAGCACTTTTAAATCTTTGGATGCTCATCTCTCCGTATGCTCTGTAATTCTTTCCTAGGCCCACCGTAAACTGGAGGAACTCCAGAAGCTGTTGCCAAAATCCCAGAACGTTAGGTACTACATTAGCCAGGCCAGCCTAGTGGCCCTGCATAAAGAGATGGGCATACCTATGGATCATGGTGAAAGCATACACGTCTCaaaggaagaagatgaggaggaagtggAAGAGGATTTAAACGTGTCTTAACAGTGTCGTTATTTAATCTAGTGAAGCTAAACAAAATGTGCTCTGCACTTTTTCAGACCGGAAATAACTGTGGAGTTAGCTCTGTCCAAAACGGCTACATGAGAGATGTGAGAGTTGCCAAAATCACATTCGCGAAATGAGCACAACTTGTGGTTGCACTCAAAGACACCTTGCTTTCACACAGCCGATGAATACTACAGATTATGAAtatcaaatacaaaaaaatacataaatgaatAAGTAAACAAATCAAAGCTACACCAAGATCTCATCAGGATACTTGAAACTTTCAAAAATCATGAGGCCAGAGAGTGTGTGTATTACCTCAGCTGCAAAACTTGGAAAACATTAGGGAGTTAATGTATAAAAGAAACTTCATTTTCCAAAATGCTGAATATAAAACACATTGAACATGTATCCTCAGCAAAAAATCTCTATATAATGCAGCAGTTTTGCTCTTGATCTTAAATCCCagattaattatttttacagcagCTTTTGTGAAGCATCATTTAGATTGATAAACGCAGGCTCTTGCCTTTGAGCTGTTGAGCTGTTTTTACAGGGATTGATTTATTCCTCATATCTGACtgaggtttgcatgcatttgGTACAATTTATTTTCCTATTCAACTGATGTATTAAATGTAAATATCCTCTCAGTGTCATGTTATATCTCTGTAAAGTATTTTGCAGCTATTTTTGATAACATGAGGCCACATCTTAGACTGTGAATTCATTGGATTGTTCTTATACATTGTTACGTTcccattaaaacaaaacaaaaagcattggatttcatggggtttttttttgcatcatttgCATATAccaaaagctgaaaacacatTGATTGAGCTGTAAAGCTGTTCTTTGTACTTCATGTCCTGCTGGATCCTCAGATTTTTTCCTCTCCTAGATTCACCttgaaagtattttttgtgtgCTGGAAGCCTTAACTCTGCTTCtatgtttagtttttttaaaaattataattacTTTTCCTTATGACATAGACAAGATTGTTATGTTTAGTTGAGTTAGCATAACCCCCTGCCAGTAGTCATGATGTTATATAATGAGCATATGGTACCATTTTGGCTTTAAATGTGAAGTATTTTAGAAGAGCAGCTATCCCAACTGTATGCTCAAGGGGGCACTGTTGTCAATAGAATTTtaccattctttcacaaaggtCTCAGTTTATACTGTATAAAGGTTAAATAATAAATGGCAGAGTCACTTATACAACTGTTAGTGTTACCCATACTTTATGtacttttatttacataattaaacatgtaaacagaattTTCATACTTTTAGGACTTCCCAAACTGACTTTAGCCAGAATTACCCAGAATTACATTTACTGTGACACATGGTAGTTATTAATTGATTAATGTTGTGTTTGGTATCAAATGAAGTATAGAGAAAGAGTGTGCACACATGAGTTGTATTTGTGTTGGGGAGCCATGGAAACATTGTTGGTGGTTACAAGCAACAGTTGGCCATGAAGGAAAAAGATGATGGATGCTCAGGACCAAACTTCAGATCAACTTCAGAAACAAGTtcaagctgtgacagaagaaaaTGTGAGTAAGACAACTTCCTATTTGTTTTCTTAAGTATTCTCACTTTACAGTGCCAGAAAAAGATGTCATGTTGGCAAGGGAGCTTAACAATGAGGATGAAATGATCATACAATAAACAGtcgctgtttttaaatctcgcttaaaaggacatttttacTCCCCTGGCCTTCGACCCAGTGTGAGACTGTGACCGTGGTGTTAAGTAAATTTTTCTGTTTCGTAGttccttattttttaaaactttttgatattttaagtatttaaatttttaatactGTGCTCGTTATTGATGTGTCTTTTATATTGTTCTATCCTATGTCTGTGCTTGTTGCTGTGATTGATGTGTTGTACAGCACTTCGGCCAgccctgttgttgttttaaggtgctttataaataaattggtatggtatggtatggaggccttcaatacagagaaatgggtaattgtgtgtgtgtgtagttgcaGTTGCGTAACAAATATGAGCGTGTGTTCACCAAAGTGGGCCACCTGGAGACCAGATTGAGCCACCTGGCCACCTCTAACACAGACCTGTCCCACAGGCTGGTCCAGAGCGAAGAGGAAAGACTGAAGGTGTTAAACAAACATGGGCTATAACTTAAATGTGAATACATACTACAGaacaaatctttttctttttcttgtctaATCTTTTTTAGATCTACAAGGAGCTTGTAGAGGAGAAAATTGAGACTAATAAGATACGAGAGCACTATGAAGAAGAGACATTTGAGCTGAAAACCAAGGTGAGAGTTTTCCACAAGAATGGCAGTCTGAATCACTATGGCACTCACTTTTTCCTGCACTCCCCACTTTGGTTAGATACTGAACCAAGAAGGTGTGATAACAGAGCTGGAAATAGAGCGAGACAGGTTGTTCAGGGAACTTGAGTCCACTGGGGTATCCCTGAGAGTAAAAGAGAAGAATGGCCAAGACTTGACTGAGGAGCATGCCACACTAAAGAAAAACTACCAGATTCTGGTTGAGGCCCACAATAAAGAACTAGCCAAGAGTGGAGAgctgactgcagagctgctggcaCTGGCCCAGGCCCAGGATGCCCTCCACAGGCAGCTGGAGGAGCAGCATCAATGTGTTAAGACCACCACCGAGGGCCTTCatggagagctggacagggtgcAGGCTTTGATCAGCCACATGTCACATAACAGAGTCAAGGTGAAGCACTGAATTACGTGTCTTAATAACAGTTATAGTTAGAATACAATGTTCTATGTTTATTATTTAGActgttatatttttcatttgaaatgttaAGACTGTTGTTATGTTGCATAAACAGCCCGAGGAACTAGCAGAGTTGGACAGGGAGCAAAAAAACGTGCAGAAAACTGTGAGTATTTCTGTATAAAGTCATTACTTTTTTTGAAATTGGTAACCATAACAGTTTCAAGTCACTGCCTCGCATagcttttcattcattttcctcACATAGCTCCTCGAAAACCAAGATGAGATCAAAGACAAGCTGGAGAAAATGAAGAGCAGCTACAAGGAGCAGCAGAAGAACCTGGAGGAGAAAGTGTGCGGGCCTGTGAATGTTTGTCATTTACTTGTGCAAAAGCTTAATGAAGATAAAACATCATTATCTTTACATTTACAGTCAACAAACAGCCAAACCCATCTCAGAATGTAGAGTGATCCAGTGTTTGTCCCATATGCATCTGCTTTGTGGTTGCATCTTTGGTTTTAGTTCTAAGCTGTGGCTTtatttgctctgtgtgtgtgtgtgtgtgtgtgtgtgtgtgtgtgtgtgtgtgtgtgtgtgtgtgtgtgtgtgtgtgtgtgtgtgtgtgtgtgtgggatgtGGTCTCTTTGCTTCTTCTCTGTGGATTTTGCTCTCTTGTGGTCGGGCCTGTGTTTGGTCACCAGGGTGGCGATGGGTAAAGAGCACCAGGAGATCAACAGAGCAATGCATATTAGCCAGCAGAAACTCTCTGAGCAGAGTGCGGTGAGCTGTTTGCATCCTCAGCATTTTGTTTTAGTCTTTTCCAAATTATAATAATGCATGTGCCGTTTCCTTTGAAGGCCCTGATGTGCTCTCAGAGCCAATTAAAAGAGGTAGAGGAGGAGAACTCTAAGCTGCAGCTGCGGCTGAAAGAGCTGAACGAGGAATATCGCGCAAGGCTGGTTTATTATTTAGAGGACTTAGCTGTGAGTAATGGCACACACAAAGCATGCTTGATAGTGAGACTCAACAATCTTGATAGGATCTCCACTCTGTGTAATCCAGGATTACTTTGATGGGCTTGGAGAAAGTAAAAGCCCATCAGAGCAGAGCAAGATGAGAGCATTCCTCGACAGCATGCTGCAGGACGTTCGTTTGTCCTACAGGGTGAGAGAGGAGCAGCTCGCCACCGCTGCTCGCTCCTATAAGAAGAGACTACAGAGGATCACCAAAACTCATCATGCACTCCTGATTGCATACAGGTGGTGTTTCCTTTGTGTCTTTCCTGTTTGTTTAGACATGTTTGGTGTCATTAGGTTGACATTTGGTACTTCACTTCAGACAGATCCTTTATAAGATACTAAAATTTATTCTAGTGTGCATAAAAGCATTCCCATAATTAGAGATAGCATGTAGGACCTGCTCAACCTTGCACATAGTGCAATGGACAAGGACTGCCATaaacagcatattttttttttccccctacctCATAATCTTTAGGGTTCAGAGAGACCAGATCTTGGCCAAACCAGAGAATAACCTAGAACCTGGGCCTCCAGAAGCCCACTTCAGCTTGGAGCCGACTGAACTGAAAGATGCAATCGAAAAGGAGCTCCAACAACTTCGCCAGGACAAGGCAAGGCTGGAAGGTCAGCTGCAGGCGTCCCGGGAGCAGGTAGCACAAAACAAAAGTGGCTGCTTTGAAGTGGAtagatttgcttttgttttgtctcatgaATGCTTGTTTTTGGTCTGTGGGGATTCTTCTTTGTTTCCATACTTCCCGTATAAAGCCAAAGAGTATTTCTTTTGGGAGTGGTGATATTGAAAAAAACTTCAAAGTTTGTGTTCTGCAGCAACAAAAGGGATTAACTGCTGCAGAGGTGGACTTTGGATCATGTAACAGGATTGCTTTAAAATgtgctgctatgatgcctgctagaacaggttttttttttttttgtttgcagagAAAATAACTATTTGGGAAAGTGACTGTACAACAGAGAAATGTACACTGACTTCCCCTAAAACCAGAAATTTTACATTCTTGTTCCTGTTTGAGGAAATATTATACTTGCTGGTACCTTTATTAGATACACCCGTTCAACTGCTTGTtcatgcaaatatctaatcagccaatcacatggcagcaactaaCTGCATTCAAGGCATGGCcatgatgacctgctgaagttcaaactgagcatctgatttttttgtgactttgaatgtggcatggttgttggtgccagacaagCTGGTCTCagtatttcaaaaactgctgatctgctgggatttccccacacagccatctctagagtttacagagaatggtctgacaaagagaaaatatccagtgagcggcagttctctgggagaaaatgccagaggtcagaggaataTGGCcggactgctttgagctgatgggAAGCCAACGGAAACTCACATAACCAATTATTGCAACCAagatgtgcagaagagcatctctgaatgaatAATATggtgaaccttgaagcagatgggctacagcagcagaagaccacaccaggtgccactcctgtcagctaaacaggcaaaactgaagctacagttcacacagtgtcacaaatattggacaacagaaaaatgtttttgagtcTTGAGTTCTCCTTTGACATTCAGATGGAAGGGTCAGAGTTTTatgtaaacaacataaaagcatggatccatcctgccttgtatcagtagTTCATGCTACTGGTGGTGTATTGATGTGGTTGATATTTTATTGGctcactttgggccccttagtacgaacatcgtttaaacaccacagcctgcctgaatattgttgctgactatgtccatccctttataactatgtaaccatcttctgatggttgcttccagcaggataacacaccatgccacaaagctcacaTCACCTCAAATTGGTTTCTTGATTATACTCAAATgggctccacagtcaccagatctcaacccaacagagcacctttgggatgtggtgaaagacgagatttgcatcatggaatatgcagccaacaaatctgcagcaactgtgtggaCCCAaatgtctgaggaatgtttccagcaccttgttgaaaataatttaggCAGTTCAAACAGAAATCCAgcacaaggtgtacctaataaagtgtccagtgagtgtatattgcTGTTTTCctccaaatgattttttttgcatgtagGGAGACTCTAGATCTTAAGCCTGACTTTTCTGTTTTAGGTGGctattttcaaaatgaaaaatgtaaactgtCAAGAAtgggtgcctttttttttttctctcattttaccAAATGACAGATGCAGTCAGCTGTGCATTTTGTCAAAtaaatttttgaaaaatgtaacttaatcagaccagacaaactgaagcagctatGCAAGGAATCCTGTGGTGACATAAGAAAATATGAGGGGCCGTTAgggacattattactgaaacgctctcacacacactactgaaacgctctcacaaacactactgaaacgcgctcacaaacactactgaaacgctctcacacacactactgaaacgctctcacaaacactactgaaacgccttcctgttcacaccaaacaccttcctgttcacacgaaattctctggttttcagtagtgtgtgtgagagtgtttcagtagtgtgtgtgagagcgtttcagtagtgtttgtgagagcgtttcagtagtgtttgtgagcgcgtttcagtagtgtttgtgagcgcgtttcagtagtgtttgtgagagcgtttcagtagtgtgtgtgagagcgtttcagtagtgtttgtgagagcgtttcagtagtgtgtgtgagagcgtttcagtagtgtgtgtgagagcgtttcagtagtgtttgtgagagcgtttcagtagtgtttgtgagagcgtgtttcagtagtgtgtgtgagagcgtttcagtagtgtttgtgagcgccagggttataatagttttggattttacattatagtttagttttagttagtttttccttttttttctctaattcagttagttttaattagttttcagagtggtttttctcctttttattagtttttatttttggtttcatgcttagttttagttagtttcagttagtttcagtattagttttagtattttcatacctaatcaggtgcaagactcaaggcgcaaaagtgactattgtgtaatgaaaacttcacaaaagataccgtttaaagaaatacattcaacacccaacagttcacaagacatgctaaatgtgtgtaataataaggacacacatgaacatcaacagggagaaacaaagaaaaacatgaactcccaaactcaataaattctacaataaactccacaataaacttcagcatcagtgcagcagattaataacacctacatgtggtgtttgacaaaaacaaactttttgaaggagtcaaagctcaaatccagctgcatcctgatgttctcaccacctgatgctgcttctgttttggagctagcttggttagatgctgctaattaaacttgcagggtctttgtacacaacctacggaagtgtccgacctcatgtcctcatgtgtgtgttaattaccttgtggtcgtgtgcaggtgttttatatgcggtgcaggctgggacttcttttttggtcttcgctctttgtgctcagttttttggctgcaaacatat is a window encoding:
- the ccdc78 gene encoding LOW QUALITY PROTEIN: coiled-coil domain-containing protein 78 (The sequence of the model RefSeq protein was modified relative to this genomic sequence to represent the inferred CDS: inserted 1 base in 1 codon) — encoded protein: MSCICVGEPWKHCWWLQATVGHEGKRXMDAQDQTSDQLQKQVQAVTEENLQLRNKYERVFTKVGHLETRLSHLATSNTDLSHRLVQSEEERLKIYKELVEEKIETNKIREHYEEETFELKTKILNQEGVITELEIERDRLFRELESTGVSLRVKEKNGQDLTEEHATLKKNYQILVEAHNKELAKSGELTAELLALAQAQDALHRQLEEQHQCVKTTTEGLHGELDRVQALISHMSHNRVKPEELAELDREQKNVQKTLLENQDEIKDKLEKMKSSYKEQQKNLEEKVVAMGKEHQEINRAMHISQQKLSEQSAALMCSQSQLKEVEEENSKLQLRLKELNEEYRARLVYYLEDLADYFDGLGESKSPSEQSKMRAFLDSMLQDVRLSYRVREEQLATAARSYKKRLQRITKTHHALLIAYRVQRDQILAKPENNLEPGPPEAHFSLEPTELKDAIEKELQQLRQDKARLEGQLQASREQVAIFKMKNVNCQEWVPDKLKQLCKESCGDIRKYEGPKQLREITESTTEFNFFKQASFEKERALLLTRAAVAEAQVLELQNYTDNHLGRYEQEITHLRGLHGTVEEEGRSQSEHLAPH